The proteins below come from a single Miscanthus floridulus cultivar M001 chromosome 1, ASM1932011v1, whole genome shotgun sequence genomic window:
- the LOC136452741 gene encoding uncharacterized protein has translation MISPPVGSSTSSTDKKNKKITNWQLEHHRYIDEWMLMEQNNMGIHAVHRDKAFHDYLVWFGQRTRLQLRPAWTEQDIADIASEDEGNNPYDQATREGRQVEIAPALARASMEIMRTVADQGRALMIPVGDPDEASMLRQHIQRAMHRLRKVATRLGCRRSLDVAVPQ, from the exons ATGATTTCTCCACCGGTTGGCAGCTCCACAA gttcaacagacaaaaaaaataagaagatcaccaactggcagctggagcaccatcgctacattgatgagtggatgttgatggagcagaacaacatgggcatccacgccgtccatcgtgacaaggcattccatgattaccttgtttggtttggtcaacgaacaaggcttcaattgaggcccgcttggacggagcaagacattgctgacattgcgagcgaggatgagggcaacaacccatatgaccaagctacccgagaaggcaggcaagttgagatcgcccctgcgttagccagagct AGCATggagataatgaggacagtggccgaccaaggaagggcattgatgattcctgtgggcgatcctgatgaggcctccatgttacgacaacacattcag cgTGCCATGCATCGCCTACGAAAGGTAGCTACACGCCTTGGATGTAGACGTTCCCTGGATGTGGCAGTCCCACAATag